The following DNA comes from Candidatus Wallbacteria bacterium.
TTGCCTTCAGGGGAACCATTGTTTTCAAAGGCTGCCGCTCTGCCTGTCTCAAAGATCAGGAACGGGACATAGCCATTGTCCCATGTTTTGGCTGTGATGGCTTCCAGCCAGTCGCGCACTTGATCTACAAGGCCGAACTGCATCAGGGACGTGCTGATCTGCGCGCTGTCCCTGGTCCAGGAGTGGGAATAATTGCGGGGGCCTGGCATGATCCAGGGCCCGTCCTTAGTGAGCAGGATATAGGCAAGATTCGATCTCAGCACATCTGTCAGGCGTTTTTCCGGGATTTCAATGTAAACTCTGTTCACAAGTTCAGTCCATCTTTTAGTTTCAGAAGCAATGGTTTTTTCAAACGAAAAACCTGTCAGACTTGCCGAATTGAATCCGCCTTCCATGGGATAGATCACAATGATATCCTTGCGCTCCCCTGGCTTCAGATTCAGTCTGTAAACCGCTGCGGCAGAAACAGTACCCTGGCTGTTCTTCGCTGTGATGGAGTCAGGCAGGGTGCCTTTGCTGATGCAATCGATAATATCGTTCGGGTCGAGTTCCAGTGCACCCATCTTCGCAGGATCGGTCAGGGAAATCACACCCGGCTGTCCGTTGATGCGGATGATGGAACTGCCCTTTGCACGGATGCATTCGCAGGTTTTGATCGGCGTGAATCCGCCGTGCTGCCAGGAAGGATTCATCTGCAGAGGCCTGACAGCCAACGCAAATTCACCAATGAAATCATCTTTTTTACGGTTGTAAAACGAATATCTGACTGCACTGAACGATTTTCCGATAGTTCCTGTGCCGACAGCAGTGATTTTCAGCAGAAAATCTGGATTTTCCCATTTTACGGTCGGGATTGGTAAATAATTTTTTTCAAGACTTTGGTTGAGTCTGCAGTCATTGTATGTGTAAAGCTTCTTCCCTCCGCGAACGAACGGCATGACGCTGAATGCATTTTTGAATGGTTCGACTGCGCCTGTCTCAGTCAGCATGCCTTCTTCACGGTCACCGGGAATCCCTACCACAGTCCAGAATTCCTGTTTTCTGGAGAGCCACATGGGAAAGTATCCGGCAGGCGAATCCTTGGCCAGGGTCTGATAAGTCTTCAGCAGATCTACTTTTTCCTCGGAGCTTTTTAGTTCAAAGCTTTTGAATTCAAAGCCAGATCCTTCGCACTTGATCCTCAGAGCCTTGACCTCGATTGAATCAAAGTAATCCCAGTTTTCCACCCTTCCCCTGGCGGTTTTGAAAAGCTCTTTCCAGGTGTTCATGTCTGAAGACCCTTCAAGGGAGTAATTTCTGGGGGATTTATCGCCCCACACATGGACCAGGCCGCCCAACAGCATGGGTCTGGGAAGAATGATTTCCACCTGCGCTCCGTCGGATGATTTCTTTACTTCCGGAGGATTGCCTTCGAGAAAATTGATTTCCCAGATCGAGAATGACCAGCCTGTACCCCTGGTGAGCAGATTCAGCTTTACAGACGAAGCAACAACTGGTTCGAAATATATAATGTCGGTATTGCCATCACCAGCACTTGTGGCATAGACTTTCTTCCACTCACCTGAAGAAATTTTTGCCAGTACCTCATATTTATCTCCAAAGGCGTATTCCCATTTAACTTCCAGCCCGCAGAGGTTCCTGGGAGCATCGAAATCAGCCTGCCACCACTGGTTATCTTCGGATGCGCTGGCCCAGCGTGTTTTCATGTCCCCGTCCACAGCAAAATTCGCAGGCATTACATCTACTCCGGATGAAGATGTGACTGTAATCCCGCCTGACGCCCAGGCGTTGCAGTTTAAAAATGATAAAAACAGAAATAGGATCAATCCTCTCCAGAACATGCTCCCTCCTCGGGTTCCTACAGAATATTTTTCGCACTGTTTCACAATGAGTTTAACAGAAAACGCATCTTTTTCCAAAGCCGGCGCACGCGGCACTCTAAAAAAAACACTGGTGGAAGAAACCTTTTGAGGATTTTGACAAGTGCCAGTTTTCCTGTGAGAATTTTGTCATGCCTTTGAATACAGACGAAATAATCAGCGGACAGCAAGTTTCCCATTACAGGATAATCGACCGTCTCGGTGAGGGCGGCATGGGAGCCGTATTCCGGGCGACAGATGAAAAAACAGGGCAGACTGTGGCCCTGAAAGTCATGTCCGGATCAATCACCCAGGAAAGCCGCGAGCGGTTTCTGAGGGAAGCGAAAAGCCTGGCCGGGCTCAATCATCCGGGAGTGGTCGGAATTCTTGGTTATGGTGAATATGAAGGATCTCCTTATTTTGTAATGGAATACACCGACGGACAGACTCTCGACGCCTTCCTCAAAAAATCCAGGATCATTGCTTCAGGAAAGCATGATCTCAATGAACTGATCGAAAACGGATATTTGTCGGAGTCAGATTCCAGCCTACCGTATTTTCTAAGAGACCCGCTCCAGAATCCCCTGGAAAATCCCGATCATCAGGCTCAGGTGAATGCCCTGGTAGCCACTGTGGCTGATACGCTTTTTGATTTGCATGGAATCGGGATAGTGCATCGCGACCTGAAACCGTCCAATATTTTCATCTGCCGCACTGGAGCAGTTAAATTACTGGATTTTGGTCTGGCCAAAAGAGACCTGGATATTGAAGTCACCAAAACCGGACAGATTGTGGGTTCCCTGAATTACATGGCACCAGAGCAATTCATGGGCAAGAAGGGGAAAATCACACCACTGACAGATTTATTTAGCCTGGGAGTTGTCTATTATGAACTTTCAACCCTGGTGAGACCCGTAGATGAGGATGACATTCCTTCCATTATCAGAAAAATCACTCTGGAGCCTGCTTGTGATCCCACTCTTCATAACCCGCATCTTTCTGCCTGGGTCAGGAAAATCCTTCTCAGATGCCTGGAAAGGGAACCTACCAGGAGATTTACAGACTGCAGGGAGCTGGCAGATAAGATACGTTTCTGCGGAGGCAGGAGGCCTTTTTTCGGAGAAATCATGAAATTCCTCCAGAACTTCAGTTGGGACAGCAGAAGGCCGGAACCGGAAAAGACCGGTGAACTCGATCCGCTGCAGATCGATGCAACAGAATCCAGGCTGGTCGTTTTGATGAACATTGTCTTCAGAGGCTTTAATGTGTCAGGAATGAATTCGGATCAGGCTGAAACTTCCGACATCCTTGACGAACTGTTTTCCAGATTGAAAATTATAATTAAGGAAGAGAGAGGCACAGTTCTCAACCTTGCCGAGGATTCCCTGAGAGTTGTCTTCGGGATCTCATCCTGCAGCGACAGGGAACCTGTTCTGGCCTGCGATTGCGCGTTGCGCCTGCAATGTCTGATCAGCGAGTTCTGTGAGCGGATGAATGAAAGTTCAGGCGAAACAGGCTTTCGGATCGCAATCAATTGCGGGCTGGTGGAAGTGAGCGGAATGGACGGCAGGTCGGAAATTCGCGGAGTCCTTGTTTCTCAAACCCTGGAAATGGCAGAATTGAAGACTGACGGGAAAATTGTGATCACTTCAAACCTGAGAAAGCTCCTGAAAGGCAGATATCAGCTGGTGGATCACGAAACCCTGGATTTTGAAGGATCGAAGCTGCAGACATATCTCCTGGCAGGTGAATCCAAAGCCACTCGCAGGAAGATACTGGGAGTTGAGACTGCTCTATTCGGTCGTGCCGCCGAACTGGGAAAATGCCTCGCTTGTTTCGCAAAGACCGAAGAAGACAGAATCCCGCAGATGATGCTTCTGGAAGGCCCCCCCGGCATCGGCAAAACCAGGATTGCCGAAGAGTTCGCCGGTTACTGCAATGGGCTTGACAGAAGGGTGAATCTGGTCAGAGTCAATTTCAGGCCTTCAGTTAATCCTGATTTTTTTCTGATCAAAGTGCTGATTACCAGGAATCTGGATCTCAGCGATGAAAGAAGACTGGCAGAATTCCATGAGCGCCATCTGAAAAAGCAAGGCAGTGAAACAGGAAGCGAATCTTTAGGATTGGCTGCATATCTTGCCGGAATCGGCTCTGAAGGAGATTTCATCAGGAATCTGAGAAAGTCTCCTCAGTTGTTTTTACAATCAGTTCTTAAATTCTCAGAGGATCTTCTGACCTTGCTTTCGTTTGACAGTCCTTATGTATTCCTGCTGGAAGATCTGCAGTGGGCAGATGAGGGTTCCATCCAGCTGCTGAATCACCTGCTGCGCTGGACTCTTGGAAAGCTTATGTTCCTATGCACAGCCAGGCCTGACTGGCAGACCTCTGCCAATACATTTTCACAGACTCGATTGACAACCCTGCTGATCCAGCCCTTAAAACAGGAGGATATCAGGAAGTTTCTCTACAATATTCTGGGACGGGAGGAAACCTCCACAGATCCGGTCCTGGTTTCAGACCAGCTGGTTTCAATGATCGAGGATACGGCCGGTGGAAGTCCTTTGTTCATCGAAGAAATTTTAATTTCGCTTTCAGAAACAGGTGTTTTAAGGAGGTCTGCCGGTCTGGAAATTGACATTTCCCGGCTGGAAAATTACACAATTCCGGAGTCATTGGGTCTGGTGCTGCAGTCGCGTCTGGAAGGCATCAGCAAGGAGAATCTGGAAATACTGAAAAACGGCTCAATCACAGATATGCAGTTTATTCCGGAACTTGTCTCTCACTTATGCGGAAAGATCGATCTAGCCGAAAATATCAAAGCTTTTATTCAGAGAGGCTTTCTGCTGCCTTCTCCAGAACAGGATATTCTTGGTTACAGGTATTACTCATTCAGCCATGTCCATCTCCGGGATGCCGCATTGGGGAGACTGACTAAAGCGCAGATAATAAAGCTGCACGGATCGGTTGCTGAATGGCTGCTGAACTTCGCTGCTGCCAGAGAGCACGAATCTGATCTTAATCCACGGCTTTATAATCATTTTCTGCAAGCTGAAAATTACAGGGAAGCCTTTGAATTTGGTTTTCTGACAGTAAAGCAGCTGATGAGATTTTTCCTGATCATGGATGCTCTTCCCTATTTCAGAACCATAGAACCTCTTCTTTCAAAAGACCCAAGTTTAGCATGTGACGAAAAAATGACTGAATTCCTTGGGTTATACTCTGACGCACTGACTGCGAGTGGAGAAAACAAAAACTGTCTGGGTGTCCTCGAGCGATATCTTCCTGAGTTTGCAGATCTGCCTTCTGCCTGGATTGAACTGAATCTGAAAAAAATGCACTCTCTGGAACTTCTGTCTGAACTCGAATCATGGGAGAGAACAATCCTGGAATGCGAAGAAAAGCTTCCGAAAGTACAGCTCGAATCTCTAAGAAATCAATTGCGTCTGTTGCTGCTTCTCCAGCGCAGCCAGCTCAATTTTCAGCGCGGAGAACTTTCAGAGGCCTTAAAATATTTAATGACCCTAGTTGAATCACTTGACAATACCAAACCTGTAACGCTGCTCGCAGAAGCTTTGAAAAAAATCGGAGGTATACACTACTATCGTAGTGAAGATGAAGAATCACTTTCTTTTTACCGGAAATCAGCTGAACAGTTTTATCTTCTTTACGATACCCATGGGGCATCCCAGGTTGAATTCAATATCGGCAATATTCAGTTGGCAAGGAAAAATTATCCTGAAGCAAAACATAGATTTGAAGAATTCCTGAAATATAATCTTTCAATTGGTGACCGGCAGGGCGCATCAATCGGATATAACAACCTTTCCTTACTATATACTGAAATGAGCGATTACACTAATGCCCTTGAGAGTGCTTTCTCCGCCCTGGATTTATCACGCAATGCAGGTTATAAGACTGGTTTGGCTCGTGCACTGCAAAGCCTTGGCGAGATTTACTGCGAGCTGGGTGATTTCGATTCCGCAGGATTCAGGCTTAAGGAAGCCCTGATGCTGATCTCAGAAACCGGCAATGAGCTGAGACTAGCTCATTGTTTCAGTATTCTGGGGAAATTCCATCATTCCAAGGGTGAACTAGTGGAATCTTCTGCAATGTATAACCTGGCTGCTGAAAAAAATGATAAATCGGGGTGTCATCAGGGCAAAGTCAATTCTCTCATTTTATCGGGAAGAGAGGAAATCTTTCAAAACAACTGGGAAATAGCCAAAAGCCGACTGGAAGAAGCTTTAAACATCAGTGTTAAGATGCAATATCGGGAAAGTGTTGCCTGGGCTACCTGCTGGCTGGCCGAGGTCGAGCTGAATCAAGGCAATCCTGAGAGTGCGCTGGAAAAAGTCAGGTCCGCGGAGAAAATGATTGGCAGCAGCAGCCCGGAACTCCTGGCGTTCTGCCTGTATGAGCAAGCTAAAGCCCATCTTGCTGTCCAGAAACCGGACGCAGTTGCGGCCCTCCGCTGCTGCGAGGAAGCGCTGCTGATTTCAAGGGAAAATAAAGATGAACAGAGCGAAGCCGCCGCAAAGCTTGCTCTGGCTGAGGTTCTGGTGTTTGAGGGAAAACTTGAGGGAGCGCTAAGCACTGCTTTAGAGGCAGAGCAGACTTTCCGCAGTCTGTTCAGAATGGCGGAAGCTGCCAGAGCTGCAAAAATAGCCCAATCCATCAGGAACAAACTTTAGCACTGGAAAGCTGTATGAAGAAATGACAGGTACAGGTTTAGACAGGAATTGATCCCATTGCCGTATTCAACC
Coding sequences within:
- a CDS encoding discoidin domain-containing protein; this translates as MFWRGLILFLFLSFLNCNAWASGGITVTSSSGVDVMPANFAVDGDMKTRWASASEDNQWWQADFDAPRNLCGLEVKWEYAFGDKYEVLAKISSGEWKKVYATSAGDGNTDIIYFEPVVASSVKLNLLTRGTGWSFSIWEINFLEGNPPEVKKSSDGAQVEIILPRPMLLGGLVHVWGDKSPRNYSLEGSSDMNTWKELFKTARGRVENWDYFDSIEVKALRIKCEGSGFEFKSFELKSSEEKVDLLKTYQTLAKDSPAGYFPMWLSRKQEFWTVVGIPGDREEGMLTETGAVEPFKNAFSVMPFVRGGKKLYTYNDCRLNQSLEKNYLPIPTVKWENPDFLLKITAVGTGTIGKSFSAVRYSFYNRKKDDFIGEFALAVRPLQMNPSWQHGGFTPIKTCECIRAKGSSIIRINGQPGVISLTDPAKMGALELDPNDIIDCISKGTLPDSITAKNSQGTVSAAAVYRLNLKPGERKDIIVIYPMEGGFNSASLTGFSFEKTIASETKRWTELVNRVYIEIPEKRLTDVLRSNLAYILLTKDGPWIMPGPRNYSHSWTRDSAQISTSLMQFGLVDQVRDWLEAITAKTWDNGYVPFLIFETGRAAAFENNGSPEGKELDSQGEYPYAVRNYYDYSGDMDYLKKVYPRTIQALRFASGLRHAGMTEDVKTDPAKAANYGILPGSNSHEGYFPGMHSFWDDFFVLRGFKDCIYLADLLSDSENSAWLRTESADFQKCIYASIQRVITDRKIDYIPGCTEKGDFDSTSTAIAIVAGGELENLPRPNLTNTFNRYYEEFSKGLDAKHRRTFTPYEVRSANAFVWMGQRQRALTMLRHFTSDSTRPYGWNHFAEVVYADPRTPSYLGDMPHTWVGSGYIDAVRNMLAYESNDSLILCAGIDPAWLKKGVTVKELPTNYGTISYTIKKTKHGIAFSVDGTAKPPKGFILRLPAGSENRDFTFNELPVKKEIGMDKFN
- a CDS encoding protein kinase, translated to MPLNTDEIISGQQVSHYRIIDRLGEGGMGAVFRATDEKTGQTVALKVMSGSITQESRERFLREAKSLAGLNHPGVVGILGYGEYEGSPYFVMEYTDGQTLDAFLKKSRIIASGKHDLNELIENGYLSESDSSLPYFLRDPLQNPLENPDHQAQVNALVATVADTLFDLHGIGIVHRDLKPSNIFICRTGAVKLLDFGLAKRDLDIEVTKTGQIVGSLNYMAPEQFMGKKGKITPLTDLFSLGVVYYELSTLVRPVDEDDIPSIIRKITLEPACDPTLHNPHLSAWVRKILLRCLEREPTRRFTDCRELADKIRFCGGRRPFFGEIMKFLQNFSWDSRRPEPEKTGELDPLQIDATESRLVVLMNIVFRGFNVSGMNSDQAETSDILDELFSRLKIIIKEERGTVLNLAEDSLRVVFGISSCSDREPVLACDCALRLQCLISEFCERMNESSGETGFRIAINCGLVEVSGMDGRSEIRGVLVSQTLEMAELKTDGKIVITSNLRKLLKGRYQLVDHETLDFEGSKLQTYLLAGESKATRRKILGVETALFGRAAELGKCLACFAKTEEDRIPQMMLLEGPPGIGKTRIAEEFAGYCNGLDRRVNLVRVNFRPSVNPDFFLIKVLITRNLDLSDERRLAEFHERHLKKQGSETGSESLGLAAYLAGIGSEGDFIRNLRKSPQLFLQSVLKFSEDLLTLLSFDSPYVFLLEDLQWADEGSIQLLNHLLRWTLGKLMFLCTARPDWQTSANTFSQTRLTTLLIQPLKQEDIRKFLYNILGREETSTDPVLVSDQLVSMIEDTAGGSPLFIEEILISLSETGVLRRSAGLEIDISRLENYTIPESLGLVLQSRLEGISKENLEILKNGSITDMQFIPELVSHLCGKIDLAENIKAFIQRGFLLPSPEQDILGYRYYSFSHVHLRDAALGRLTKAQIIKLHGSVAEWLLNFAAAREHESDLNPRLYNHFLQAENYREAFEFGFLTVKQLMRFFLIMDALPYFRTIEPLLSKDPSLACDEKMTEFLGLYSDALTASGENKNCLGVLERYLPEFADLPSAWIELNLKKMHSLELLSELESWERTILECEEKLPKVQLESLRNQLRLLLLLQRSQLNFQRGELSEALKYLMTLVESLDNTKPVTLLAEALKKIGGIHYYRSEDEESLSFYRKSAEQFYLLYDTHGASQVEFNIGNIQLARKNYPEAKHRFEEFLKYNLSIGDRQGASIGYNNLSLLYTEMSDYTNALESAFSALDLSRNAGYKTGLARALQSLGEIYCELGDFDSAGFRLKEALMLISETGNELRLAHCFSILGKFHHSKGELVESSAMYNLAAEKNDKSGCHQGKVNSLILSGREEIFQNNWEIAKSRLEEALNISVKMQYRESVAWATCWLAEVELNQGNPESALEKVRSAEKMIGSSSPELLAFCLYEQAKAHLAVQKPDAVAALRCCEEALLISRENKDEQSEAAAKLALAEVLVFEGKLEGALSTALEAEQTFRSLFRMAEAARAAKIAQSIRNKL